From a single bacterium genomic region:
- a CDS encoding ComEC/Rec2 family competence protein has product MVKLIYFISLISGILLGLNFNFSFFYLFLILFISIFTKRKTLIFAILFFICGLLSTSRIKKDSFNDLNFDNKKLSHLKCCVVSLNKISPFSSSFIVENNGDKFILELKVPANLEKGEIIEIKDVKIEKIAEKKNPWDFDSKKYYNRQGVFYTLKANYLRKIGFKNIFYRSIAKIRKSGEEKIERYLPYKPEERELLKTIVIGKDKIPYFLRTLGVKSGSYHLLVISGLHLSYIFLFLRIIFIPFAQLNNKHPKIFPSFALIFLWSYALITGLRIPIIRATLMFTFFLLGEIFERDIEGPDSIFIAAFLMLILNPISLFNLSFLLSFITTFTIIYTVRKFNFIKKPFLTFIVTTTFAQIASLPIILYNFGKFYFIGFLSNIFLIPLSVVLILISLFSFIFPFGFQISGFLANTFLNLMQTFALYTPELNCFFPIPLVITLYSFLIWALLKNNKKIKDVLIFVFLLSLSFSFYQYNLPDRSKKIYFFSYKKPCFLIKEEEKGVLFSPDDFKDRNFLNSLLDFIKKQKLKEITLIYTEENQLNHTGTLNQLKKYVSVKNVWESENNNSDERKEILYGYEIEKRGKNFTIKKEILDIFLALSLEEEIEGKQRIFYLNSYKKRKKIVDSLNELDSVLTILPARRKKYDIIKRTFENYFLEDGCVIIELENGTLKISQL; this is encoded by the coding sequence TTGGTAAAGTTAATATATTTTATATCTCTAATTTCTGGTATTTTACTTGGATTAAATTTCAATTTTAGTTTTTTTTATTTATTCTTGATTCTTTTCATTTCTATTTTTACAAAAAGAAAAACTTTAATATTTGCTATTTTATTTTTTATATGCGGACTGCTTTCTACTTCAAGAATTAAAAAAGATAGTTTTAATGACCTCAATTTTGATAATAAAAAATTATCTCACCTTAAATGTTGTGTTGTCTCTCTTAATAAAATTTCTCCTTTTTCTTCATCATTTATAGTTGAAAATAATGGAGATAAATTTATTTTAGAATTAAAAGTCCCGGCAAACCTTGAAAAAGGAGAAATTATTGAGATAAAAGATGTAAAAATTGAGAAAATAGCAGAGAAGAAAAATCCATGGGATTTTGACAGCAAAAAATATTATAACAGGCAGGGTGTCTTTTACACATTGAAAGCAAACTATTTAAGAAAAATTGGATTTAAAAATATTTTTTACAGAAGTATTGCAAAAATTAGAAAAAGTGGAGAAGAAAAAATAGAAAGGTATCTACCATATAAACCAGAAGAAAGAGAATTACTTAAAACAATAGTAATTGGAAAAGATAAAATTCCATATTTTTTAAGAACACTGGGTGTTAAAAGTGGTTCTTATCATTTACTTGTTATTTCAGGACTTCATCTTTCTTACATTTTTCTTTTTTTAAGAATTATTTTTATCCCATTTGCTCAATTAAATAATAAACATCCCAAAATTTTCCCTTCCTTTGCCCTTATTTTTCTATGGAGTTATGCTCTTATTACTGGATTAAGAATTCCTATTATTAGAGCAACATTGATGTTCACTTTTTTTCTATTGGGTGAGATATTTGAAAGAGATATTGAGGGACCTGATTCAATTTTTATTGCTGCTTTTCTTATGTTAATTTTAAACCCAATTTCTCTTTTTAATCTTTCCTTTTTACTTTCTTTTATTACAACTTTTACAATAATTTACACTGTGAGAAAATTTAATTTTATAAAAAAACCATTTCTTACTTTCATAGTAACTACAACTTTTGCCCAAATTGCTTCTCTACCAATAATTCTTTACAATTTTGGTAAATTTTATTTTATCGGTTTTCTTTCAAACATTTTTTTAATTCCACTTTCAGTAGTTCTTATTCTCATTTCCTTATTTTCTTTTATTTTTCCTTTTGGTTTTCAAATTTCTGGATTTTTAGCAAATACTTTCTTAAATTTAATGCAAACATTTGCTTTATATACCCCTGAATTAAATTGTTTTTTCCCAATTCCTTTGGTAATTACATTATACTCATTTCTTATATGGGCTCTTTTAAAAAACAACAAAAAAATAAAGGATGTCCTTATTTTTGTTTTTTTACTTTCTTTATCTTTTTCATTTTATCAATATAATCTACCAGATAGAAGTAAAAAGATATATTTCTTTTCATATAAAAAACCTTGTTTCTTAATAAAAGAAGAAGAAAAAGGGGTCCTTTTTTCTCCTGATGATTTCAAGGACAGAAATTTTTTAAATTCTTTATTGGATTTTATAAAAAAGCAAAAATTAAAAGAAATTACTTTAATTTATACAGAAGAAAATCAATTAAACCACACAGGAACTTTAAATCAGCTTAAAAAATATGTATCTGTAAAAAATGTCTGGGAATCAGAGAATAATAATTCAGATGAAAGAAAGGAAATTTTATATGGTTATGAAATAGAAAAAAGAGGAAAGAATTTTACAATAAAAAAAGAAATTTTAGATATTTTTCTTGCTCTTTCTCTTGAAGAAGAAATTGAAGGAAAACAGAGAATTTTCTATCTTAACAGCTATAAGAAAAGAAAAAAAATTGTTGATTCATTAAATGAATTGGATAGTGTT
- the dapF gene encoding diaminopimelate epimerase, producing the protein MRKIKFSKIVGSGNDFVVIDNRKFLIKERNKFAISVCDRKFGVGADGLLLLENSTDADFKMRIFNPDGSEPEMCGNGLRCIIKFAYDEGIKRKKKLTIETKSGILRGEIIGEEIKAELKIIGNYKLNIEVNLENKKIKGHFINTGVPHFVIITDNTDKIDIINDSRNIRYHKIFSPEGTNVDWITPENEKTIKIRTYERGVEDETLSCGTGSVASAIISYLLGYTKMPTKIIARSGEILTISFDKNFSEIYLQGKVITTFKGHYFEKLIGEKH; encoded by the coding sequence ATGAGAAAAATAAAATTTTCAAAAATTGTTGGCTCTGGTAATGATTTTGTTGTTATAGATAATAGGAAGTTTTTAATCAAAGAAAGAAATAAATTCGCTATAAGTGTTTGTGATAGGAAGTTTGGTGTTGGAGCAGACGGACTTTTATTACTTGAAAATTCAACAGACGCTGACTTTAAGATGAGAATTTTCAATCCTGATGGTTCAGAACCAGAAATGTGTGGAAATGGGTTGAGATGCATAATAAAATTTGCTTATGATGAAGGAATAAAAAGAAAAAAGAAATTAACTATTGAAACAAAAAGTGGTATTTTAAGAGGCGAAATAATAGGAGAAGAAATAAAGGCAGAGTTAAAAATAATTGGTAATTATAAATTAAATATTGAAGTGAACCTGGAAAATAAAAAAATAAAAGGGCATTTTATAAATACAGGAGTTCCTCATTTTGTTATAATTACAGATAATACTGATAAGATTGATATTATAAATGATTCAAGAAATATAAGATACCACAAAATTTTTTCTCCCGAAGGGACAAATGTTGATTGGATTACTCCTGAAAATGAAAAAACAATTAAAATAAGGACCTATGAAAGAGGCGTAGAAGATGAAACACTTTCATGTGGGACTGGTTCTGTTGCTTCTGCAATTATAAGTTATCTTCTTGGGTATACAAAAATGCCCACTAAAATAATAGCAAGGTCTGGAGAAATTTTAACTATTTCCTTTGACAAGAATTTTTCTGAAATATACCTGCAGGGGAAAGTTATAACAACTTTTAAAGGACATTATTTTGAAAAATTGATTGGTGAAAAACATTAG
- the dtd gene encoding D-aminoacyl-tRNA deacylase: protein MRVVIQRVKKASLYIENSYKGSIDKGVVVLVGFKKGDSESEVKYISDKIFNLRIFEDENGKMNYPIGKINGDIMLVPQFTLYGDVKNSNRPDFSNAENFSKANTLFDIFKNEIRKTGLNLLCGEFGKEMLVEIHNDGPVTIIIDK from the coding sequence ATGAGAGTTGTAATACAAAGAGTGAAAAAGGCATCTTTATATATTGAAAATAGTTATAAGGGGTCAATTGATAAAGGGGTGGTTGTTCTTGTTGGGTTTAAAAAAGGCGATAGTGAGAGTGAGGTAAAATATATAAGCGATAAGATATTTAATTTAAGAATTTTTGAAGATGAAAATGGCAAAATGAATTATCCAATTGGAAAAATAAATGGAGATATAATGCTTGTTCCTCAATTCACGCTTTATGGAGATGTGAAAAATTCAAATAGACCTGATTTCAGTAATGCAGAAAATTTTTCAAAAGCAAACACACTCTTTGATATATTTAAAAATGAAATTAGAAAAACAGGACTTAATCTTTTATGTGGTGAATTTGGCAAGGAAATGCTTGTTGAAATACATAATGACGGGCCAGTTACAATAATAATAGATAAATAA